The Salicibibacter halophilus DNA window GCGAAACGGTTAAGGCAGAATTTATTGGCAAAGCCTGCTGCTCCCGCGGAAGATGAGGAAGTTGATCCTTCGGAGATGACGGAAGGGGAGGAAGCTGAAGAGCTTGAACCGGAGATTGAAGCTTCCTGGGCATTGGGCTTTAAGCATTTGCTGTTTGCCGGGATGACTTCAGGCGGGGTAGGGCTTGTCCTCTCGGCTGTATTGGCCTTGTTTTCCCAAGTGGATGTTTTGCTGCCTGAAGCTTTTTATGAAACGACCATCGGTTTTGTCCTGTCATCGACGATCACGTTTTTATTGATCGCGATTTTTCTGATTGCCTTTTTTGCATGGTTGATTTCCATTGCAATAACGATCGTGAAATACGGACAATTTACCGTCGTTAAGCGTGGCAATGATCTGGTCATTTCCAGGGGATTACTGGAAAGGAAACAGTTAACGCTAAAAGTTCATCGAATTACCGCCGTGCGTTTTGTCACGGGGATCTTGCGCCAGCCGTTTGGGTTTACGACGATCTATGTGGAAAGCAAAGGGGGCGGAAGCGCGGATGAACAACAATCAACCATTCTCGTTCCCCTCGTCAACCGCCGGAAGGCTAACGATGTATTGGGAAAATTTTTGCCGGAATTCGTGGTGGATGATGATGTAGGAATCAAGCCTTTGCCAAGGAGAGCTCTATTCCGTTATATTATTCGCGCGATCGTTCCGATTGTGCTTGTGGTAATCCCGTTGAGCATTGTACTGCCGTTTGGCGCCTATGCTTTGCTGCTCATTCTTTTAGGGATCTTTCTTGGATGGTTGAGGCATCGAAACGGCGGGTTCAATGTGAGCGGCGATTACCTTATTCTGCAATGGCGTTTGTTTAATTTGAATCGGGCGGTGCTCCCCCGAAAACGCATTCAGGCAGCGGATGTTACCCAGTCTCCGTTGCAAAGATGGCGCAGACTGTCTACGTATTCCGTATCCATTTTATCAAGTATGTCAGGGAAAAGTTTTGAAATCCGTGATATTACGGCCGGAAGGGGAGAAGATCTACTCGCTTGGTACTCCAAAGAAGTGGATAATCCTAATTTTTCAAGGGAAGAAGAAAAAGATAAATCTCCCATTTAATGCATTTCGGGGTGTCATGACTTTCGTTCATGACACCCCGAAAAACGTTTATCACTTAGATGTTTGCATGTTTGTATACGTGATGACTTGGCGTTCGTTGCGCTCGGATGTGCTTTCAAAACGATCGTATATATAATCATCGCGATCGCTATGGAGGATCCGTTCAAATCGGTGTTGGATAATGAGGAACTCATCATTTTTTTGGAAGCTCATGAAGTTAACGCCTTGAAAATGCTGATCCTCTTCCGATTGAAGCAATTGGCGCAATAGCGAGTTGTGGCATTGCACCATATGTTTGCGTTGAAAGCCGTAATAATGCAACAACCGTGCCAATGATTTTTTGGAAGGTGTTTCCAATTCATTAAGAAGGATCTGAAAAGGCTCGAACTGTTCTTTGTGAATGCGGATCATATCTTTAGGCTGCAGGCGGACTTTTCGGTCTGTGGCGGTTTTAAATACCCACTGGCGTTCATGGACAATTTTGGTCCATTGATTTTGAGCGGAATCAAACCAATCCATCTCAAATGGACAGCCATCCAACAGCATTTTTTCGTTTTGCGATTGCTCCTTTAAAACGATTTCCCCATCTTCCTCCGTGAGATGAAAATACAAGTACGGGTCTTCCGATCTTCCCCGTTTATTCCCCAGTTCAAGACGCATATCCTGCAATTGTTGCTTTTCATCTTCAAGCTCACGAATGGATGTGTTTGTTTCTTTTTCCAATGCCCGAATGGCATACAAAAGCGAAGCGCGGTAAGATCGTCTGAATGTACCCGTAAAAGGCTTTATTTTTGTGCCGGCAAGTTTCACCTCTTCTCCTTCGCCATATGGAAGGCGAGAGGCAATGTGGGCGCTTTGTACGGAGTGAATGCCGGTCATTCGCACTGTGCCTTGCCACGTTTTGTTGTCCGGCGCATCAATCTCCAGCAATTGTCCATAATAAACACAATCCGGTTGGGCGTGTACCAAAACGGTAGATCCCTTATATTCCAATGCTTCTTTCCGATTCATAGAGATACCCTCACTTTTAACTCAATAACCTGTATGTCATTATATAGGGATCGACAATATTCAGCAATCATAGCGAGCTTCTCAAAGCCTGCCTTTTTCATGTGCTTGATACAAACCGAGGGCGGAGACGTGACAGTCCATTTTTATCGCTTCCCAGGCAGGATTTTTCTCGTCTTGATCGCTGTATGCATCATACACGGATTGATATAACCGCTGGCTTAACGTTCCGCTTCCTCCTTGTTCAGAGGCGACTTCTTTTGTAAGGCTTATCCATTTTTCCAACCACTCGGAAGTGGATCGGAAAATGTCGGCGATTTCGTCGCTTCCCCCGAAATGACCAAAATAAATCGTCGTCGGCTGCAATGCTTCAATACGCTTCCAGGATTCTTTCATGCTTGCGGTATCAAATTGCGGCGGAGAAGTGGTGGGGAGCACGAGCGGTTTTTCATGACCAAACCCCCGATAAAGAATCCCGACTGCATCCCCGGTGAAAAGGGCATTCGTGCGCTCGTCAAGAATGGACATATGGTGGAACGCGTGCCCGGGTGTGTCAAAAAATGCCAGCGCGCGGTTCTTTCCAATATGCAAACGGTCCCCATCATTACAGATGTTTACCTGCGCTTCGGGGACAGGGATAACGGGATCGAATAAATCATCAAAACTCGAACCGTACACCAGTTTTGCCCCTTCGATCAGTTTTTCCGGGTGAACGAGATGTTTCTTGCCCGATGGATGAACGTGAACAGTAGCGTTAGGTGTTTCTTTCAGCAACTGCCCGCAGCCGCCTGAGTGGTCAAGGTGAATATGGGTGACGATAATATGGCGTACATCTGCAAGAGAGCGTCCCAGTTGCTCCAATCCGGCATTGATCTGTGGATAGGAGAGGCTGGGACCGGTTTCTATAATCGTTAATGCTTCGGTATCGAGGACATAAATGCCTGTGCGCTCGGGCAAATGAAGATCATAGCCATCTATCATATACGTATCGGTATCCAGTTTTTCGACTTTTGCCTCCATTGAACATGCCCCTTTCTCATTCTTTATTATCTGGGTATCGTTTCTCGTTTAATTTCAGCAAGTACTCAAAGCGGTCATTTTTTGCGCGGTCTTCTTGCTCTTGTAACCGTTGCAAAGTAAGTTCCATTTTCGTCAGTGCTTCGTAAACGCGGGACATTTGTGTTGATTGCGCTTCTTCGTCCAACCCCCGGTAGGCTTTCAGCAATTCGGGAATATCTTCATCAATCATCCGTTTGATTTGGTAGCGGTCCTCCACCGAAAAAAGATGAAGGGCTGGGGTGAGCGCGGTTATTTCTTCCAGCAGTTGCTGCAGCCGATTGGAAAGCGCTTGCGGAAGTTCGGAATTTTGCCTGTACAGTTCCCTTATTGCCTTTTCATAGCTTGATTGTTCGATTTGTTCGTCTTTGCCGGGAGAGACCTCCTCCGTTGCCGATTGTGCATTTGCCACCGCTGTAGGCGCATGGCCTTCCAGCGCTGCATCCAACTGGATGAAT harbors:
- a CDS encoding PH domain-containing protein, with product MTDGKRLHGATVVIMLLTRLRDFIIPIIIAFFIGSTGGGIGLFAMIALPLLLVFFGIYSFLYWWTYWYRVEDQELHVKQGIIVKKHRYIQRKRVQSFDMSAGILQRMFGLVKVQIETAGGGSEPDVHLIALDRAEAKRLRQNLLAKPAAPAEDEEVDPSEMTEGEEAEELEPEIEASWALGFKHLLFAGMTSGGVGLVLSAVLALFSQVDVLLPEAFYETTIGFVLSSTITFLLIAIFLIAFFAWLISIAITIVKYGQFTVVKRGNDLVISRGLLERKQLTLKVHRITAVRFVTGILRQPFGFTTIYVESKGGGSADEQQSTILVPLVNRRKANDVLGKFLPEFVVDDDVGIKPLPRRALFRYIIRAIVPIVLVVIPLSIVLPFGAYALLLILLGIFLGWLRHRNGGFNVSGDYLILQWRLFNLNRAVLPRKRIQAADVTQSPLQRWRRLSTYSVSILSSMSGKSFEIRDITAGRGEDLLAWYSKEVDNPNFSREEEKDKSPI
- a CDS encoding DUF2777 family protein produces the protein MNRKEALEYKGSTVLVHAQPDCVYYGQLLEIDAPDNKTWQGTVRMTGIHSVQSAHIASRLPYGEGEEVKLAGTKIKPFTGTFRRSYRASLLYAIRALEKETNTSIRELEDEKQQLQDMRLELGNKRGRSEDPYLYFHLTEEDGEIVLKEQSQNEKMLLDGCPFEMDWFDSAQNQWTKIVHERQWVFKTATDRKVRLQPKDMIRIHKEQFEPFQILLNELETPSKKSLARLLHYYGFQRKHMVQCHNSLLRQLLQSEEDQHFQGVNFMSFQKNDEFLIIQHRFERILHSDRDDYIYDRFESTSERNERQVITYTNMQTSK
- a CDS encoding MBL fold metallo-hydrolase, with protein sequence MEAKVEKLDTDTYMIDGYDLHLPERTGIYVLDTEALTIIETGPSLSYPQINAGLEQLGRSLADVRHIIVTHIHLDHSGGCGQLLKETPNATVHVHPSGKKHLVHPEKLIEGAKLVYGSSFDDLFDPVIPVPEAQVNICNDGDRLHIGKNRALAFFDTPGHAFHHMSILDERTNALFTGDAVGILYRGFGHEKPLVLPTTSPPQFDTASMKESWKRIEALQPTTIYFGHFGGSDEIADIFRSTSEWLEKWISLTKEVASEQGGSGTLSQRLYQSVYDAYSDQDEKNPAWEAIKMDCHVSALGLYQAHEKGRL